The Coregonus clupeaformis isolate EN_2021a chromosome 26, ASM2061545v1, whole genome shotgun sequence genome window below encodes:
- the LOC121540322 gene encoding MPN domain-containing protein-like isoform X1: MGSEPPLSPQVVEEGGEEDEEELSGGEESDLMTLSGRGSLLTRRGITLRVLLKDSLVEPGDGVLSIHYLGKKFVGDLFNDGKIRWVETGQTFNSPSAWATHCKRLVNPAKKSGCGWASVRYRGQKLVQYKTSWLQKYQPSADMSLVSEVEDDEMRDEEEEEGKTPLPTDDKNRKNKLELHDISLVPKRGEREIIPVRYCTLGTRDAARDPHTLVELSAFSAINRFQPFNVAVSSNVMLLMDFHCHLTTSEVVGYLGGRWDTNTQLLTVLRAFPCRTRLADRDSASAVEEEICQNLFIQGLSLVGWYHSHPRGPALPSLQDIDSQMDHQLRLQGSSNGFQPCLGIICGPYYHGNQGVASTITPFWVVPPPEQRPNDYGIPVVVEVTYVQDNFLTSDILNEMMLLVDFYRAAPDLVQFHQFWCPDRTMMDKIKGSLSGHTPKNQAYSQILEHVYNQLINTH, translated from the exons ATGG GCTCGGAGCCACCCTTGTCTCcacaggtggtggaggagggaggagaggaagatgaggaggagctgagtggaggagaggagtcaGACCTGATGACCCTCTCGGGGCGTGGTTCCCTGCTGACGAGGAGAGGCATCACTCTGAGAGTGCTGCTGAAGGACAGCCTTGTGGAGCCTGGGGATGGAGTTCTGTCCATACACTACCTG ggTAAAAAGTTTGTAGGCGACCTGTTTAATGATGGGAAGATCCGCTGGGTGGAGACGGGGCAGACCTTCAACTCTCCCAGTGCCTGGGCCACACACTGCAAGCGCCTGGTCAACCCTGCTAAGAAGTCGGGCTGTGGGTGGGCCTCAGTGCGCTACCGGGGCCAAAAACTAGTGCAGTACAAGACCAGCTGGCTGCAGAAGTACCAGCCCAGCGCAGACATG AGCTTGGTGAGCGAGGTAGAAGATGACGAgatgagagatgaggaggaggaagagggaaagaCACCATTGCCGACAGATGACAAGAACAGGAAGAACAAACTTGAGCTGCATG ATATCAGCCTTGTGcccaagagaggagagagagagataatcccTGTCAGATACTGCACTCTGGGTACCAGGGATGCTGCAAG GGATCCACACACATTGGTGGAGTTATCAGCTTTCTCAGCCATCAACAGATTCCAGCCTTTCAATGTGGCTGTATCCAGCAACGTGATGCTTCTCATG GATTTCCACTGTCACCTGACCACCAGTGAGGTGGTGGGCTACCTCGGAGGACGATGGGACACTAACACACAAC TTCTGACAGTTTTAAGAGCATTTCCCTGTCGCACACGATTGGCAGACAGAGATTCGGCCTCTGCTGTTGAGGAAGAG ATCTGCCAGAATCTGTTCATACAAGGTCTGTCATTAGTGGGCTGGTACCACAGTCATCCTCGGGGCCCCGCCCTGCCGTCCCTGCAGGACATCGACTCCCAGATGGACCACCAGCTCAGGCTCCAGGGGAGCAGCAATGGCTTCCAGCCCTGCCTGGGCATCATCTGTG GGCCCTATTACCATGGGAACCAGGGTGTGGCATCCACTATAACGCCGTTCTGGGTAGTGCCACCTCCTGAG CAAAGGCCCAATGACTATGGCATCCCTGTGGTGGTGGAGGTGACCTATGTACAAGATAACTTCCTGACCAGTGACATCCTGAATGAGATG ATGCTGCTGGTGGACTTCTACAGGGCAGCTCCTGACCTGGTGCAGTTCCATCAGTTCTGGTGTCCTGATCGCACCATGATGGACAAAATCAAG ggctCTCTGAGCGGCCACACACCCAAAAACCAGGCCTACTCTCAGATCCTGGAGCATGTCTACAACCAACTCATCAACACACACTGA
- the LOC121540322 gene encoding MPN domain-containing protein-like isoform X2 — protein sequence MTLSGRGSLLTRRGITLRVLLKDSLVEPGDGVLSIHYLGKKFVGDLFNDGKIRWVETGQTFNSPSAWATHCKRLVNPAKKSGCGWASVRYRGQKLVQYKTSWLQKYQPSADMSLVSEVEDDEMRDEEEEEGKTPLPTDDKNRKNKLELHDISLVPKRGEREIIPVRYCTLGTRDAARDPHTLVELSAFSAINRFQPFNVAVSSNVMLLMDFHCHLTTSEVVGYLGGRWDTNTQLLTVLRAFPCRTRLADRDSASAVEEEICQNLFIQGLSLVGWYHSHPRGPALPSLQDIDSQMDHQLRLQGSSNGFQPCLGIICGPYYHGNQGVASTITPFWVVPPPEQRPNDYGIPVVVEVTYVQDNFLTSDILNEMMLLVDFYRAAPDLVQFHQFWCPDRTMMDKIKGSLSGHTPKNQAYSQILEHVYNQLINTH from the exons ATGACCCTCTCGGGGCGTGGTTCCCTGCTGACGAGGAGAGGCATCACTCTGAGAGTGCTGCTGAAGGACAGCCTTGTGGAGCCTGGGGATGGAGTTCTGTCCATACACTACCTG ggTAAAAAGTTTGTAGGCGACCTGTTTAATGATGGGAAGATCCGCTGGGTGGAGACGGGGCAGACCTTCAACTCTCCCAGTGCCTGGGCCACACACTGCAAGCGCCTGGTCAACCCTGCTAAGAAGTCGGGCTGTGGGTGGGCCTCAGTGCGCTACCGGGGCCAAAAACTAGTGCAGTACAAGACCAGCTGGCTGCAGAAGTACCAGCCCAGCGCAGACATG AGCTTGGTGAGCGAGGTAGAAGATGACGAgatgagagatgaggaggaggaagagggaaagaCACCATTGCCGACAGATGACAAGAACAGGAAGAACAAACTTGAGCTGCATG ATATCAGCCTTGTGcccaagagaggagagagagagataatcccTGTCAGATACTGCACTCTGGGTACCAGGGATGCTGCAAG GGATCCACACACATTGGTGGAGTTATCAGCTTTCTCAGCCATCAACAGATTCCAGCCTTTCAATGTGGCTGTATCCAGCAACGTGATGCTTCTCATG GATTTCCACTGTCACCTGACCACCAGTGAGGTGGTGGGCTACCTCGGAGGACGATGGGACACTAACACACAAC TTCTGACAGTTTTAAGAGCATTTCCCTGTCGCACACGATTGGCAGACAGAGATTCGGCCTCTGCTGTTGAGGAAGAG ATCTGCCAGAATCTGTTCATACAAGGTCTGTCATTAGTGGGCTGGTACCACAGTCATCCTCGGGGCCCCGCCCTGCCGTCCCTGCAGGACATCGACTCCCAGATGGACCACCAGCTCAGGCTCCAGGGGAGCAGCAATGGCTTCCAGCCCTGCCTGGGCATCATCTGTG GGCCCTATTACCATGGGAACCAGGGTGTGGCATCCACTATAACGCCGTTCTGGGTAGTGCCACCTCCTGAG CAAAGGCCCAATGACTATGGCATCCCTGTGGTGGTGGAGGTGACCTATGTACAAGATAACTTCCTGACCAGTGACATCCTGAATGAGATG ATGCTGCTGGTGGACTTCTACAGGGCAGCTCCTGACCTGGTGCAGTTCCATCAGTTCTGGTGTCCTGATCGCACCATGATGGACAAAATCAAG ggctCTCTGAGCGGCCACACACCCAAAAACCAGGCCTACTCTCAGATCCTGGAGCATGTCTACAACCAACTCATCAACACACACTGA